The Desulfomicrobium orale DSM 12838 genome includes a window with the following:
- the prfB gene encoding peptide chain release factor 2 (programmed frameshift), producing MLQYSELKTRAAQLNESFSDFWGRLDLRGHKERLNEIEKQISAPGAWDKPDLLTPVLQEKTQLSGQVEEWEALEASRNNVLEWLEMAAEEETAEMLQALNEALDEMSSRLDAAQMRTLLSGPEDISEAILEIHPGAGGTESQDWAEMLLRMYRRFAEQSGFKVEVLDLLPGDEAGIKSVTLHIHGPYAYGQLKAEKGTHRLIRISPFDSSGRRHTSFASVDVYPDAGQDIEITVRDEDIRVDIFRSSGPGGQSVNTTDSAVRITHLPTGLVAQCQNEKSQHKNKEAALKVLKARLYELELQKIADERQAEYAAKGAIAFGSQIRTYTLQPYRLVKDHRTDTETSNVDAVLDGCIAPFIHNYLLHLHARK from the exons ATGCTCCAATACTCGGAATTGAAGACCAGGGCCGCCCAATTGAACGAAAGTTTCAGCGATTTCTGGGGGCGGCTT GACCTGCGTGGACACAAGGAACGCTTAAACGAAATTGAGAAGCAGATTTCCGCGCCCGGAGCATGGGACAAGCCGGATCTGCTCACCCCGGTGTTGCAGGAAAAAACGCAGCTGTCCGGGCAGGTGGAAGAGTGGGAGGCGCTGGAAGCGTCCCGCAACAATGTTCTGGAATGGCTCGAAATGGCCGCCGAGGAAGAAACGGCGGAGATGCTGCAGGCTCTGAACGAGGCCTTGGACGAGATGTCCTCCAGGCTCGACGCCGCCCAGATGCGTACACTTCTAAGTGGCCCCGAGGACATCAGCGAGGCCATTCTGGAAATCCATCCGGGAGCGGGTGGCACGGAATCTCAGGACTGGGCCGAAATGCTGCTGCGCATGTACCGGCGGTTTGCCGAACAGAGCGGCTTCAAGGTCGAGGTGCTCGATCTGCTGCCCGGTGACGAGGCGGGCATAAAGAGCGTCACCCTGCATATTCACGGCCCGTACGCTTACGGCCAGCTCAAGGCCGAAAAGGGAACTCACCGCCTGATCCGCATTTCTCCGTTTGATTCCAGCGGCCGCAGGCATACGTCTTTCGCCTCGGTGGACGTGTATCCCGACGCGGGCCAGGACATTGAGATCACCGTACGGGACGAGGATATTCGCGTGGACATCTTCCGCTCCAGCGGGCCGGGCGGACAGTCCGTGAACACCACGGATTCCGCAGTGCGTATCACACACCTGCCGACGGGTCTGGTGGCTCAGTGTCAGAACGAGAAGTCCCAGCACAAGAACAAGGAGGCGGCGCTCAAGGTGCTCAAGGCCCGCCTGTACGAGTTGGAACTGCAGAAGATCGCCGACGAGCGGCAGGCCGAGTATGCAGCCAAAGGAGCCATCGCCTTCGGCTCCCAGATCCGGACATATACGCTTCAGCCCTACCGGCTGGTCAAGGATCACCGCACCGATACCGAAACGAGTAATGTCGACGCGGTGCTGGACGGATGCATCGCTCCTTTCATCCACAATTATCTGCTGCACCTCCATGCCAGAAAATAG
- a CDS encoding MinD/ParA family protein, with translation MSGPNKTLSLSVVSGKGGVGKTNIALNLGFALREAGHSLMLLDADLGLANLDVLLGISPEKNLQDLLGETSAESVVVPLEEGFALLPSASGVAELVELDEDVRGVLLDKLEALFRQYDFLLLDLGAGISPTVLAFAAMPQERIVVITPEPTSLTDSYALIKVLATQHQVRTFQIIVNMAESDKEAKIAFERLSQACDRFLGLPVKFLGVVHKDGMVPESVRQQVPLLKFAPDSQAAGDIRSIARKLVDSRTRLLDLIARSPILKTS, from the coding sequence ATGAGCGGACCGAACAAAACCCTGAGTCTTTCCGTGGTCAGCGGCAAAGGCGGAGTGGGCAAGACCAACATCGCCCTCAATCTGGGCTTTGCCCTGCGGGAAGCCGGGCATTCCCTGATGCTTCTGGACGCGGATCTGGGGCTGGCCAATCTGGATGTGCTGCTGGGCATTTCACCGGAAAAAAACCTTCAGGACCTGTTGGGCGAGACCAGCGCCGAGAGCGTTGTGGTGCCTCTTGAGGAGGGCTTTGCTCTGTTGCCCTCGGCTTCGGGTGTGGCGGAGCTGGTGGAACTGGACGAAGATGTGCGGGGTGTTCTGCTGGACAAACTCGAAGCCCTGTTCCGTCAATACGACTTTCTCCTGCTGGATCTCGGCGCGGGCATCAGCCCCACGGTACTGGCCTTTGCGGCCATGCCGCAGGAACGGATCGTGGTCATCACGCCCGAACCGACCTCTCTGACGGACAGCTATGCGCTGATCAAGGTACTCGCCACTCAGCATCAGGTCAGAACATTTCAGATCATCGTGAACATGGCTGAAAGCGATAAAGAAGCGAAAATCGCTTTCGAACGCCTGAGCCAGGCCTGTGACCGTTTTCTGGGCCTGCCCGTGAAGTTTCTGGGGGTCGTGCATAAAGACGGCATGGTGCCGGAGTCCGTGCGCCAGCAGGTGCCGTTGCTGAAATTCGCCCCGGACAGCCAGGCCGCAGGGGACATCCGCTCCATTGCCCGAAAGCTTGTGGACAGCAGAACCAGGTTGCTTGATCTCATTGCCCGCAGCCCCATCCTTAAAACCAGCTGA
- a CDS encoding GGDEF domain-containing protein: protein MPENSTAAREFLAELEELEKLLPQSEAGGLTAVIRLVRSGVPLEELLRQKDLAQWIVLPLGADKFPALERLRERLHALVFEKDHDPLSGLPNRRAFDRLLGVEVERATRFKTPLSLCILDLDNFKSVNDKYGHPCGDLVIQAMGGVLRSGTRKIDVPARIGGEEFGLILPGTGLLSAQKLVERLLQAVREGRVDCSTAGNLSFTCSAGLACYRGKQAPDADRLLAEADKALYRAKAEGKNRLVAAPLLDAALPLDHTLVQQNEKRFLFSSLFTDAAERGGDS from the coding sequence ATGCCAGAAAATAGCACCGCCGCCAGAGAGTTCCTCGCCGAACTGGAGGAGCTGGAAAAGCTTCTGCCGCAATCCGAAGCGGGCGGACTGACCGCTGTGATCCGTCTGGTCCGGTCCGGCGTGCCCCTGGAGGAGCTGCTGCGTCAGAAAGATTTGGCGCAGTGGATCGTTCTGCCTTTGGGCGCGGACAAGTTTCCCGCTCTGGAACGGCTCCGGGAGCGGCTGCACGCTCTGGTCTTCGAAAAAGACCATGACCCCCTGTCGGGGCTTCCCAACCGCCGGGCTTTCGACCGTCTTCTGGGAGTGGAAGTGGAGCGGGCCACCCGTTTCAAGACGCCTCTTAGCCTGTGCATTCTTGATTTGGACAATTTCAAAAGCGTCAACGACAAGTACGGCCACCCGTGTGGCGATCTGGTCATCCAGGCCATGGGTGGCGTCCTGCGCTCCGGAACGCGGAAGATCGATGTGCCGGCTCGCATCGGCGGCGAGGAATTCGGGCTCATTCTGCCCGGCACCGGCCTGCTCAGCGCCCAGAAACTGGTGGAGCGGCTCCTTCAGGCCGTTCGTGAGGGGCGTGTGGACTGTTCCACGGCCGGAAATCTGTCCTTTACCTGCTCGGCGGGGCTGGCCTGCTACCGGGGCAAACAGGCTCCAGATGCGGACAGACTGCTGGCCGAGGCGGACAAGGCTCTGTACCGGGCCAAGGCCGAGGGCAAGAACCGCCTGGTGGCGGCACCGCTTCTGGACGCCGCGTTGCCGCTGGATCACACGCTGGTGCAGCAGAACGAAAAACGCTTTCTTTTTTCCTCCCTCTTCACCGATGCGGCGGAGCGGGGCGGGGATTCATGA
- a CDS encoding hemolysin family protein, with translation MDEGSDSRPWATLLKRLFQRKGESHLEDAIQEAKDGGELQNDEMSMLLNVLQLDDKQAYEIMVPRTDIVCAELEDTITEVARRFFESGHSRLPIYKETKDQIVGVLHCKELLRFFAGDEQAPADLASVLRPPYFIPETKNVKNILLDFQNNKQHMAIVLDEYGGTAGLVTLEDVLEEIVGDIEDEYDPPRPEDIQPMDDRTFLVSGRTTLEDLGEECGIHLDSEQVETVGGYISEQLGRVPEADESLELEGYTFLIKEADAKQIQWVVVSGPAD, from the coding sequence ATGGATGAGGGCTCTGACAGTCGACCGTGGGCTACCCTGCTGAAGCGTCTTTTTCAGCGTAAGGGCGAAAGTCATCTGGAAGACGCCATACAGGAAGCAAAGGACGGCGGAGAGCTGCAAAACGACGAAATGTCCATGCTTCTGAACGTGTTGCAGCTCGATGACAAACAGGCATACGAAATCATGGTTCCGCGGACGGACATAGTCTGCGCGGAGCTTGAAGACACCATCACCGAAGTCGCCAGAAGATTCTTTGAAAGCGGGCATTCCCGCCTGCCCATCTACAAGGAAACCAAGGACCAGATTGTCGGCGTTCTGCACTGTAAGGAACTCCTGCGTTTTTTCGCGGGCGACGAACAGGCTCCCGCTGATCTGGCCTCGGTTCTGCGCCCCCCTTATTTCATTCCGGAGACCAAGAACGTCAAAAACATCCTGCTCGACTTCCAGAACAACAAGCAGCACATGGCCATCGTCCTCGACGAGTACGGGGGCACTGCCGGGCTGGTGACTCTGGAGGATGTGCTGGAAGAAATCGTCGGCGACATCGAGGACGAGTACGACCCACCCCGGCCTGAGGACATTCAGCCCATGGATGACCGCACCTTTCTCGTGTCCGGCCGCACCACCCTCGAGGATCTGGGAGAGGAATGCGGCATTCACCTCGACTCCGAACAGGTGGAAACCGTCGGCGGATATATCAGCGAGCAGCTTGGGCGCGTTCCGGAAGCCGACGAATCCCTGGAACTGGAGGGATACACCTTTCTCATCAAGGAAGCCGATGCCAAACAGATTCAGTGGGTTGTCGTTTCCGGCCCGGCGGACTGA
- the lnt gene encoding apolipoprotein N-acyltransferase — protein MPNRFSGLSFPARRTDFLKSFWGLAVLAFLGAWFGFANPLLHFPPAIFLLPAALLLTGVRSESLPQALRAGFLVSLPGYAASLYWIALPVHDFGNLPWVLALPCPVLVGGLLAAYAAIFCAGIFLTRGHAGHPAACLFSGALWSSLELARNHFLTGFSWLPLASAPAIWPQVLGAAAWVGAFGLSGILVSLTHAVLLCRNMGRLMAVPFLVLPFLPALFSPPAMPDERAEVIVVQGNIDQNLKWDEESQKSILQTYIDLSRTAVREESADLVVWPETAMPFYFQDPTELSRHASRAVAELGVPLLAGAPAYSSLDPKDEPEADFVLRNRAYLLNAQGGTLGWYDKEHLVPFGEYVPLGKWLPFLTRLVPGEYEFRPGRNMEPLRSGALALGTLICYEAIFPELAQKRVAQGANVLVNISNDAWFGRSSAPIQHLHLAVLRAVEQGRALVRATNTGVSAFIGPDGRVETATGLFTAATPRKKDVPLLTGTTFYHDHFDFIHLVFPLAALLSGAACWLKGRRKHPESPCSNTRN, from the coding sequence ATGCCAAACAGATTCAGTGGGTTGTCGTTTCCGGCCCGGCGGACTGATTTCCTGAAAAGCTTCTGGGGGCTTGCGGTTCTGGCCTTTCTGGGTGCCTGGTTCGGCTTTGCCAACCCGCTTCTTCATTTTCCCCCGGCCATTTTTTTGCTGCCAGCGGCGCTCCTGCTGACCGGAGTTCGTTCCGAAAGCCTTCCACAGGCTCTGCGCGCCGGGTTTCTGGTATCTCTGCCGGGATACGCGGCCAGCCTGTACTGGATAGCCCTGCCGGTGCATGATTTCGGCAATCTGCCCTGGGTATTGGCGCTTCCCTGTCCGGTTCTGGTCGGAGGGCTGTTGGCCGCCTATGCGGCCATCTTCTGTGCCGGAATTTTCCTGACCCGCGGCCATGCCGGGCATCCGGCGGCCTGTCTTTTCTCCGGCGCGCTCTGGTCCAGCCTCGAACTGGCCCGGAACCACTTCCTGACGGGCTTTTCCTGGCTGCCGCTGGCCTCGGCCCCGGCCATCTGGCCACAGGTTTTGGGGGCGGCCGCCTGGGTGGGTGCGTTCGGCCTGTCCGGGATTCTGGTGTCCCTGACCCATGCCGTGCTTCTGTGCCGGAACATGGGCAGGCTCATGGCCGTTCCTTTTCTGGTACTTCCTTTTCTTCCGGCCCTGTTTTCCCCGCCCGCAATGCCCGATGAGCGGGCTGAGGTGATCGTCGTTCAGGGCAACATCGACCAGAATCTCAAATGGGACGAGGAAAGCCAGAAGAGCATTCTGCAAACCTACATCGATCTTTCCCGTACAGCGGTGCGGGAAGAGAGCGCCGATCTCGTGGTCTGGCCGGAAACGGCCATGCCTTTCTATTTTCAGGACCCGACGGAACTGTCCCGGCATGCCAGCCGGGCCGTGGCGGAATTGGGCGTTCCGCTGCTGGCCGGAGCCCCGGCCTATTCCAGCCTGGACCCCAAGGATGAGCCGGAAGCGGATTTCGTGCTGCGTAACCGGGCTTATCTTCTGAATGCCCAGGGTGGGACGCTTGGCTGGTACGACAAGGAACATCTGGTTCCTTTCGGCGAATACGTGCCCCTTGGCAAATGGCTTCCTTTTCTGACCAGGCTGGTCCCCGGCGAGTACGAATTCCGCCCCGGCCGGAACATGGAACCTCTGCGCTCCGGCGCGCTGGCACTGGGAACGCTCATCTGCTATGAGGCCATTTTTCCGGAGCTGGCGCAGAAGCGGGTCGCCCAGGGAGCCAATGTGCTGGTCAACATCAGCAACGACGCCTGGTTCGGCCGTTCGTCCGCGCCCATACAGCATCTGCATCTCGCGGTCCTGCGCGCGGTGGAGCAGGGGCGTGCGCTCGTCCGGGCCACAAACACGGGCGTAAGTGCGTTCATCGGTCCGGACGGTAGGGTGGAAACGGCCACGGGGCTTTTCACCGCCGCCACGCCGCGGAAAAAAGATGTCCCGCTCTTGACAGGGACAACCTTTTACCATGACCATTTTGATTTCATTCATCTGGTCTTTCCTCTGGCGGCACTCCTTTCCGGGGCTGCCTGCTGGCTGAAAGGCCGCAGAAAACATCCGGAATCACCATGCTCCAATACTCGGAATTGA